The Neospora caninum Liverpool complete genome, chromosome X genome includes a region encoding these proteins:
- a CDS encoding putative RNA-binding protein yields the protein MKRSLKLLKQTSSPVSKGPPGKTPRSVKKQAKETTRRVHAKAGGREKARETTPHAAVADESDRVLTGKTEQESKTQRKGKRAGDLAEDVAGNQVPARGTGKANANLKREREKNEKRFILFAGNLPLGTKAEDLKAFFKNKLQRDGLFDVLSTEPRIVEVRMLTHRETNKPKGCAFVEFDCREALEIALNYHHRELGGRRINIELSAGG from the exons ATGAAACGCTCGCTGAAGCTGTTGAAGCAAACTTCCTCCCCGGTCTCAAAAGGCCCTCCTGGAAAAACGCCTCGTTCAgtgaagaagcaggcgaaggagacaaccAGGCGAGTCCACGCGAAGGCTGGAGGccgcgaaaaggcgagagaaacgacgccaCATGCGGCGGTGGCTGACGAGAGTGACAGAGTCTTAACTGGAAAAACCGAGCAGGAATCCAAGACACAgcggaaggggaaacgcgcaggaGACCTCGCCGAAGACGTCGCAGGAAACCAGGTCCCAGCGAGAGGCACGGGGAAAGCGAACGCGAACCTCAAG CGTGAACGTGAGAAAAATGAGAAGAGATTCATTTTGTTCGCGGGGAACCTGCCACTCGGCACGAAAGCCGAGGACTTGAAGGCATTCTTCAAAAACAAACTTC agagagacgggctCTTTGATGTCCTTTCTACAGAGCCTCGGATTGTTGAAGTGCGCATGCTGACCCATCGAGAGACGAACAAGCCGAAGGGCTGCGCGTTTGTCGAGTTCGACTGCAGAGAAGCTCTTGAG ATTGCGTTGAATTACCACCACAGAGAACTAGGAGGCCGAAGAATCAACATCGAACTCAGCGCTGGAGGGTGA